Proteins encoded in a region of the Paenibacillus sp. E222 genome:
- a CDS encoding ABC transporter substrate-binding protein: MKKRQWTSMWITLLAVVLVLSACGGKSTGTDSNSASSESGSSTSASTTLTIAAATDIESFDPHNNNNTSSEAVLVNVFDYLIKNDSEQKKVPGLATSWEQVNDTTWRFKLREGVTFHNGDPFTSADVKYTLERVAKDSTLKQNSYFKNIVEVKAVDEYTVDIITDGPDPLLLNRLSKMGAGILPAKYIEDNGFDQFLKQPVGTGPYKFRKWTKDDRVELVKNENYFDGEPKWNEVVFRVIPEASTRVSELLAGGVDIAASIPSTDIARIEGEADKKIVKAPIQRVLQLIFRQTEGSVTADPKVREAIDLAIDKQGIVDSIAGGAGIVTRTSVTPGNFGADPSLYKTSLYDQEKAKQLLQEAGYAEGEAEMTISVSSQYKEPAEVVAAMLEQVGFKINLDVLEPSAFSERYSSKSFKEIFMIGIGNSLFDASNNYNRYMLDEAKGESDYNNPEVEKLLQSALVNMDPASREKEYQQVQQILAEDRPAVYLYQMEGVYGIDSRVNFEPRSDEMFYADEITPAQ, encoded by the coding sequence ATGAAAAAAAGACAATGGACTAGCATGTGGATCACATTATTGGCTGTAGTACTGGTACTGAGCGCTTGTGGTGGCAAGAGCACTGGCACGGATAGCAATTCGGCATCAAGTGAATCGGGCAGTAGTACTTCTGCCAGCACTACACTTACCATTGCAGCTGCTACGGATATTGAGAGCTTTGACCCGCACAACAACAATAATACATCCAGTGAAGCGGTGCTGGTCAACGTATTTGATTATCTGATCAAAAATGATAGTGAACAGAAGAAGGTTCCAGGTCTCGCAACTTCATGGGAGCAAGTGAATGACACAACCTGGCGCTTCAAGCTGCGTGAAGGCGTGACCTTCCATAACGGTGATCCATTCACCTCAGCGGATGTAAAGTATACACTGGAGCGCGTAGCCAAAGACAGTACACTGAAACAAAACAGCTACTTCAAAAACATTGTTGAAGTGAAAGCGGTCGATGAATATACGGTAGATATTATTACCGACGGACCAGATCCGTTGCTGCTTAATCGTCTATCCAAAATGGGGGCAGGCATCTTGCCAGCAAAATATATTGAGGACAATGGTTTTGATCAATTCCTTAAACAACCGGTTGGCACAGGTCCGTACAAATTCAGGAAGTGGACAAAAGATGATCGGGTTGAACTTGTGAAAAATGAAAATTACTTCGATGGTGAACCGAAATGGAATGAGGTTGTATTCCGTGTCATCCCCGAAGCTTCCACACGTGTATCTGAACTGCTGGCAGGTGGTGTTGATATCGCAGCATCTATTCCGTCGACAGATATTGCCCGCATTGAAGGCGAAGCAGACAAGAAGATCGTCAAAGCGCCGATTCAGCGTGTACTTCAGTTGATTTTCCGCCAAACAGAGGGCAGCGTCACAGCTGATCCGAAGGTTCGGGAGGCTATTGATCTAGCGATTGATAAGCAGGGTATTGTAGACAGCATTGCCGGAGGTGCAGGTATCGTGACTCGCACATCCGTAACACCTGGCAACTTCGGGGCAGATCCTTCGTTGTACAAAACATCACTGTATGATCAAGAGAAGGCGAAGCAACTGTTGCAGGAAGCAGGTTACGCAGAAGGTGAAGCGGAGATGACCATCTCGGTATCTTCTCAATACAAAGAGCCTGCCGAAGTCGTGGCAGCAATGCTGGAGCAAGTGGGCTTCAAAATTAATCTGGACGTGCTTGAACCAAGTGCTTTCAGTGAACGTTACAGTTCCAAATCATTCAAGGAAATTTTCATGATCGGAATTGGGAACTCCCTCTTTGATGCTTCCAATAACTACAATCGTTACATGTTGGACGAAGCCAAAGGTGAGTCGGACTATAACAATCCGGAAGTGGAGAAATTGCTCCAGTCTGCGCTGGTTAACATGGATCCGGCTTCCAGGGAGAAAGAATACCAGCAAGTACAACAAATTCTTGCTGAAGATCGCCCGGCTGTGTATTTGTACCAAATGGAAGGAGTTTATGGTATCGATAGCCGTGTGAACTTCGAGCCGCGTAGCGATGAAATGTTCTATGCTGACGAGATTACACCTGCACAGTAA
- a CDS encoding M20 family metallopeptidase yields the protein MEQSQLYQRAQALQPKLIAWRRDFHRHPEIGYEEFRTSEIVAKHLESLGLEVTRKVGKTGVVGVLRGETEGPTFALRADMDALPIQDQKVAEYSSQVEGKAHLCGHDAHTTILMGAAELLTSLGRPKSGNIKFVFQPAEEGLAGARAMIQDGVLENPKVDAIAGLHMTPGQDTGTIGVSKGVAFASADRLVIRILGKGGHAARPHEGIDAIAVSAQVITALQNLASRMVDPLEPVVVTIGKITGGYMGTAIAPEVEMIGTVRTLSPAIRERMPALIKQVVSGVCSSFGAGHEVIYGDGYPVVVNDLGMVDLLTETVDGLEWAKGRSIIPPSTGGEDFAFYCEQIPGVFFRLGSGNEEERTRYPLHHPMFDLDETAMPYGVGMLSAVALEYLSRHTTSEGEHGK from the coding sequence ATGGAACAATCACAACTATATCAACGCGCACAAGCACTTCAGCCCAAACTCATTGCCTGGCGGAGAGATTTCCATCGCCATCCGGAAATTGGCTATGAAGAATTTCGAACTTCAGAGATCGTAGCCAAACACTTGGAAAGTCTGGGTCTTGAAGTAACACGTAAGGTAGGGAAAACAGGAGTCGTAGGAGTGCTGCGGGGAGAAACGGAAGGGCCTACATTCGCACTTCGGGCAGATATGGATGCATTGCCAATTCAGGACCAAAAGGTGGCTGAGTACAGCTCACAGGTAGAAGGCAAGGCCCATCTGTGCGGGCATGACGCTCATACAACCATTCTAATGGGGGCGGCTGAGCTGCTAACAAGCCTTGGCCGACCGAAATCGGGCAACATCAAATTTGTGTTCCAGCCTGCGGAGGAAGGATTGGCAGGTGCACGTGCCATGATTCAGGATGGAGTACTGGAGAATCCAAAGGTGGACGCGATTGCAGGGCTACATATGACTCCAGGACAAGATACGGGTACCATCGGGGTTAGCAAAGGTGTGGCGTTTGCCTCGGCAGATCGTCTGGTGATTCGGATACTTGGCAAGGGCGGACATGCTGCCCGCCCGCATGAAGGCATCGATGCCATTGCTGTATCTGCTCAGGTCATCACTGCACTACAGAATCTGGCTAGTCGTATGGTAGACCCGCTGGAGCCGGTTGTGGTAACGATCGGTAAAATAACTGGAGGCTACATGGGAACTGCCATTGCGCCGGAGGTTGAGATGATCGGCACGGTTCGAACACTCTCCCCAGCCATTCGCGAACGCATGCCAGCCCTGATTAAACAGGTTGTAAGTGGTGTGTGCAGTTCGTTCGGGGCGGGTCATGAAGTCATCTATGGCGATGGTTACCCCGTTGTAGTTAACGATCTGGGTATGGTTGACCTGCTTACGGAGACCGTTGACGGACTCGAATGGGCGAAGGGACGGAGCATTATTCCGCCGTCCACGGGCGGCGAAGATTTCGCATTCTACTGTGAACAGATTCCGGGTGTTTTCTTCCGATTGGGTTCAGGGAACGAGGAAGAGCGAACTCGTTATCCGCTTCACCATCCGATGTTCGATCTGGATGAGACGGCCATGCCGTATGGTGTGGGCATGCTGTCGGCCGTAGCACTTGAATATTTGTCAAGACACACAACTTCTGAGGGGGAGCATGGAAAATGA
- a CDS encoding FadR/GntR family transcriptional regulator — MSSTFSFRFEKVSTKKVSEFIREQLEEAIILKELMSEEQLPSERDLAEIFNASRITVREALSALEEKGLIEKRVGAKGGTFVLPLTANSHKRTREEIMRDWDQMLKVFEYRTIIEPEGAFLAAERITAGELELLEAYMEQSIEPHCTREWFRALDVKFHLTIAKASGNPYCETAVRQIRTKINPALDLMPYDDRIRSLNHGIHMEILEALKAHDSIKSRETMKKHIEFSADAIYARLVSESDEKEGDEN, encoded by the coding sequence ATGTCCAGTACGTTTTCATTTCGTTTTGAGAAAGTATCTACCAAAAAGGTTAGTGAATTTATAAGGGAGCAACTTGAAGAAGCCATCATACTCAAAGAATTAATGAGTGAAGAACAGCTTCCTTCCGAACGAGACCTTGCCGAGATATTTAATGCCAGTCGAATTACGGTTCGCGAGGCGTTATCTGCGCTGGAGGAAAAAGGCCTGATCGAGAAACGCGTGGGGGCCAAAGGTGGTACTTTTGTGTTGCCACTGACAGCGAATTCTCATAAACGCACAAGAGAAGAAATTATGCGGGATTGGGATCAGATGCTGAAAGTGTTTGAATACCGGACCATTATCGAGCCGGAGGGGGCTTTTTTGGCTGCTGAGCGGATCACCGCAGGCGAGCTGGAACTGCTTGAAGCCTATATGGAGCAAAGTATTGAACCTCACTGTACGAGGGAATGGTTCCGGGCCCTGGATGTGAAATTTCATCTGACCATTGCCAAGGCATCCGGTAATCCGTACTGTGAGACGGCTGTTAGACAAATCCGGACAAAAATTAATCCGGCACTGGACTTGATGCCCTATGATGACCGAATTCGCTCCCTCAATCATGGGATACATATGGAGATTCTTGAAGCGCTGAAAGCACATGACAGCATCAAGTCCCGGGAGACGATGAAAAAACACATTGAATTCTCGGCTGATGCAATCTATGCCAGACTCGTTTCAGAATCCGATGAAAAAGAAGGGGATGAGAACTAA